In the Hordeum vulgare subsp. vulgare chromosome 7H, MorexV3_pseudomolecules_assembly, whole genome shotgun sequence genome, one interval contains:
- the LOC123412422 gene encoding putative disease resistance protein RGA3 isoform X1 yields MDVAIGTASGLIGSVLHQLSDEFIQAYVASSELGLNAKKIKDDLLFTQGLLHEAQRRGLSDNPGLQGLVQQLSAKADIAEDALDELHYFIIQDQLDGTNYAKPDLGDGLQGHARHGRHAVRYTVGNWLNCFSCSPLKDDGAASTDVTSKSHNTINLDSSNAGAIDKLTFDRVAMSKKIKSVIEEIHSLCYPVSKLLTITPHQSNSTSVDINRPLVGSTSMENKLYGRSVIFEQTIKDITAGTYHGETLYVLPIVGPGGIGKTTLTQHLYNDKRTEEHFTVRVWVCVSTDFDVLKLTQQIHSCIPAAEKGEMNIADETTNLDQLQKSIANRLKSKRFLIVLDDVWKCDSDYEWNSLVAPFTKGEAKGSMVIVTTRFPKIEQRVKKATSPINLQGLDPDEFFEFFLACVFGESKPDQQCNELIDTGKKISQKLKCSPLAAKTVARLLKKDLSWDHWRKVLESNEWQNQTNKDDIMPALKISYDYLPFHLKQCFSYFSLFPEDHRFNAIYINRFWTALGIIDSSYKNRNYLEELVDNGFLMIEVDDLEGQCYAMHDLLHELSRSVSSQYCTNISSFSFSANEISQSIRHLAITIEDRYDENFKQEMAKLKSRIHIRGLRTLMIFRGYNEWIDEILRDTFSEIEGIRVLFIPTESTESLPKKFSKLLHLRYLKIISPYKHVGSLPSTIPRFYHLILLDLQDWKGSSDLPKYFSRLVNLRHFIAGTELHSNVPEVGKIAHLEELKEFHVKKEGVGFELEELGKLKELGGGLAVFNLEKVATKGEANKANLSLKKNLKGLALVWGPKDPNWVTEPLAILDDDVADGLQPHDNLRELGILRHGGAGPPSWLCCDIPMRYLERLALEGVSWGILPPFGQLTYLKRLSLKRNARVCLIGPDSGTGRNQSFMHLKEVAISDMPLLERWTVEPNCHLFPVLETIKCSDCPNLLSLPFFPECSVPCTQGIHCPNLYVLEITECPELFVSPIPPAPKLKHIKIKDTHRSVTLEREERNLFEEGGWNLEEDVLNLICYIGALAIHNMGNLRKLICRHVSITSFTELQKATSPREPHPTSSECSGVKSISFANSEMLTVDGFNPLITSVSVKELGIWNDENYPGSIAVDLLSEVAIRSKQLPAGSFPLEQLRVHSISAVLVTPVCSHLAATLHKLTMFCDQRVESFTEEEEQALQLLTSLQILIISECPALPSLPRVLHTLSSLRELEVLDCPEIRSLPMGGLPTSLQKIKVDCCADGLRKQAKKLGKSNPELRVITY; encoded by the coding sequence ATGGATGTGGCTATTGGCACCGCAAGCGGACTCATCGGCAGCGTGCTGCATCAATTGTCTGATGAGTTCATCCAGGCATATGTTGCCAGCTCTGAGCTCGGCCTCAACGCCAAGAAGATCAAAGATGATCTCCTTTTCACGCAAGGGCTGCTGCATGAAGCCCAGAGGAGGGGCTTGAGCGACAACCCCGGTCTACAGGGGCTTGTGCAGCAGCTCAGCGCCAAGGCCGACATCGCTGAGGACGCCCTGGATGAGCTCCACTACTTCATCATTCAGGATCAGCTCGATGGCACCAATTATGCCAAGCCGGATCTGGGTGATGGCCTCCAAGGTCATGCTCGTCATGGTCGCCATGCTGTTCGCTACACTGTCGGTAACTGGCTCAATTGCTTTTCTTGTTCGCCTTTGAAAGATGATGGTGCTGCTAGTACCGATGTTACAAGCAAATCACACAACACTATCAATCTTGATAGTAGCAATGCTGGTGCAATTGATAAGCTCACATTCGATAGAGTTGCCATGTCCAAGAAAATTAAGTCAGTAATTGAGGAAATACACTCCCTCTGTTATCCTGTCTCCAAGTTGCTCACCATAACTCCACACCAAAGCAACAGTACAAGTGTCGACATTAACCGTCCTCTCGTGGGGTCAACGTCGATGGAAAACAAATTATATGGAAGGAGTGTCATTTTTGAGCAAACTATAAAAGATATCACTGCTGGCACTTATCATGGTGAAACACTTTATGTTCTTCCTATAGTCGGTCCTGGTGGTATAGGAAAAACAACTTTAACACAACACTTGTATAATGATAAAAGGACTGAAGAACACTTCACTGTTAGGGTTTGGGTATGTGTTTCAACTGATTTTGATGTGCTTAAGCTCACCCAACAGATCCATAGTTGCATACCTGCAGCTGAAAAGGGAGAAATGAACATTGCCGATGAAACAACCAATTTAGACCAGCTTCAGAAATCCATTGCAAATAGATTGAAGTCGAAAAGGTTTTTAATTGTCTTGGATGATGTATGGAAATGTGATAGTGATTATGAGTGGAACAGCCTAGTAGCTCCGTTCACAAAGGGAGAAGCCAAAGGCAGCATGGTTATTGTCACAACACGATTTCCCAAAATAGAACAAAGGGTCAAGAAGGCAACTAGTCCCATAAACTTGCAAGGTTTGGATCCGGATGAGTTCTTCGAGTTCTTCCTAGCATGTGTATTTGGTGAAAGCAAACCTGATCAGCAGTGCAATGAATTAATTGATACTGGCAAAAAGATTTCACAGAAATTGAAGTGTTCACCACTAGCAGCCAAAACAGTTGCTCGATTACTGAAGAAAGACCTTTCTTGGGACCATTGGAGGAAAGTTCTTGAAAGCAATGAGTGGCAAAATCAAACAAACAAAGATGATATTATGCCAGCCCTAAAAATTAGCTACGATTACCTTCCTTTCCACCTCAAACAATGTTTTTCATATTTTTCCCTTTTCCCTGAAGATCATAGGTTCAATGCTATATATATTAATCGCTTTTGGACCGCACTAGGCATCATAGACTCTAGCTACAAAAATAGGAATTACTTAGAAGAACTAGTGGACAATGGTTTTCTCATGATTGAAGTTGATGATTTAGAGGGTCAGTGTTATGCAATGCATGACTTATTGCATGAGCTATCTCGGAGTGTTTCATCCCAATATTGTACCAATATAAGCAGTTTTAGTTTTAGTGCCAACGAGATCTCACAATCCATCCGACACTTGGCTATCACCATAGAAGATAGGTATGATGAGAATTTTAAGCAAGAAATGGCCAAATTGAAGAGCAGGATACATATAAGAGGTCTGCGGACTTTGATGATTTTTAGAGGATACAATGAATGGATCGATGAGATTCTAAGGGACACATTTAGTGAAATAGAGGGTATCCGTGTCCTATTTATACCAACGGAATCTACAGAGTCTTTGCCAAAAAAATTCTCAAAACTTCTGCACCTTCGATACCTAAAAATTATATCACCTTATAAGCACGTAGGTAGTTTACCTAGCACAATACCAAGATTTTACCACCTAATATTATTAGACCTACAAGATTGGAAGGGTAGTTCTGATTTGCCGAAATACTTTAGCCGTCTTGTGAATTTACGCCATTTCATTGCTGGTACGGAACTCCACTCCAATGTTCCCGAGGTTGGAAAGATAGCGCATCTGGAGGAGCTAAAAGAATTCCATGTTAAGAAAGAGGGTGTTGGGTTTGAGCTGGAAGAGCTGGGGAAATTGAAAGAACTTGGTGGAGGACTCGCGGTATTTAATCTTGAAAAGGTGGCAACCAAAGGTGAAGCTAACAAAGCCAATCTGTCTTTGAAAAAGAATCTGAAAGGACTGGCACTAGTTTGGGGTCCAAAAGATCCAAACTGGGTTACCGAGCCACTTGCTATTTTGGATGATGATGTTGCTGATGGTCTTCAACCACATGATAATCTGAGAGAACTTGGCATTTTAAGACATGGGGGTGCTGGTCCTCCCAGTTGGTTGTGCTGTGACATACCCATGAGATATTTGGAGCGTCTAGCTCTAGAGGGCGTGTCTTGGGGCATTCTTCCACCTTTTGGGCAGTTAACATATCTCAAGAGACTAAGTTTGAAGAGGAATGCCAGAGTGTGTCTTATAGGACCTGATTCTGGTACAGGTAGAAACCAAAGTTTCATGCACCTGAAGGAAGTTGCCATTTCTGACATGCCACTTCTGGAAAGGTGGACTGTGGAGCCTAACTGCCATCTGTTTCCAGTGCTTGAAACAATCAAGTGCAGTGATTGTCCTAATCTCCTTTCACTGCCCTTTTTCCCAGAGTGCTCTGTGCCTTGTACACAAGGCATACACTGTCCCAACCTATATGTACTAGAGATTACTGAATGCCCTGAGCTGTTCGTGTCGCCCATCCCTCCTGCCCCTAAACTAAAACACATTAAAATAAAAGATACTCATCGGAGTGTGACATTGGAGAGAGAGGAAAGGAATTTGTTCGAAGAGGGGGGTTGGAATCTAGAGGAGGATGTGTTGAATTTGATTTGCTACATCGGTGCACTAGCCATCCACAATATGGGAAATTTAAGGAAGCTTATTTGTCGTCATGTGTCAATAACCTCTTTCACAGAGCTCCAAAAGGCAACTTCCCCCAGGGAGCCTCACCCTACTAGTTCTGAATGCTCGGGCGTAAAGTCAATCAGTTTCGCCAACAGCGAGATGTTAACagtggatgggttcaatcctctCATCACATCTGTCAGCGTAAAGGAATTAGGGATCTGGAATGATGAGAATTATCCCGGCTCTATAGCGGTGGATCTGCTCTCAGAGGTGGCAATAAGAAGCAAACAATTGCCTGCAGGATCCTTCCCATTGGAGCAACTCCGAGTGCATAGCATCTCAGCTGTGCTTGTTACTCCAGTCTGCAGCCACCTCGCTGCTACCCTCCATAAATTAACTATGTTTTGCGATCAGCGGGTAGAAAGCTTCACAGAAGAGGAAGAGCAAGCACTTCAGCTCCTTACCTCCCTCCAAATCCTGATAATTTCAGAGTGTCCAGCTCTGCCGTCACTCCCTCGAGTGTTACACACACTTTCTTCTCTCAGAGAACTAGAAGTCTTGGATTGCCCTGAGATCCGGTCGCTGCCTATGGGGGGCCTCCCCACTTCACTGCAAAAGATTAAGGTAGACTGTTGCGCTGATGGGCTACGCAAGCAAGCCAAGAAACTAGGAAAATCAAACCCAGAATTACGGGTGATTACCTATTGA
- the LOC123410622 gene encoding uncharacterized protein LOC123410622: MKMKASPVLTVLFAAAAGFLVGISFPVDITPKLQCGILPWSSNSGGVANCSVGHSSRLGRLWGAPFRNNSTGAPNATSSAPIVAVAAVRNPREGAERRLPPGIVVSESDLHLRRLWGSPREDSPTGKYVLALAVGYGERENVNATVHKFSDNFDIVLFHYDGHTTEWDEQFEWSKEVAHVSARKQTKWWFAKRFLHPSMVAPYDYVFLWDEDLGVDNFAAEPYLDIVRRHGLEISQPGLDTTEGPAPMYDVTTRKNSSEMHKTDAGGEHCWDVHKRPCSGFVEMMAPVFSRDAWRCVWHMIQNDLVHGWPIDSYFWRCVDDPEEQIGVVDAQYIVHRAVPTLQGEGDKGKPGGRFEVRARQFEELEAFNSRFANADKELTNRSLSTLN, encoded by the exons ATGAAAATGAAAGCAAGCCCGGTCCTGACCGTGCTATTCGCAGCGGCGGCCGGGTTCTTGGTCGGCATTTCTTTTCCTGTGGACATCACACCAAAG CTTCAGTGTGGCATACTGCCTTGGAGCAGCAACAGCGGCGGCGTCGCCAACTGCAGCGTCGGTCACAGCAGTAGGCTCGGCAGATTATGGGGAGCGCCTTTCAGGAACAACAGCACCGGCGCCCCAAATGCCACCAGTTCAGCACCG ATTGTAGCGGTTGCAGCAGTAAGAAACCCTCGAGAGGGCGCAGAGAGGCGGCTGCCACCGGGGATCGTGGTTTCAGAGTCCGATCTTCATCTGCGCCGGCTCTGGGGATCCCCAAGAGAG GACAGCCCGACTGGCAAGTACGTCCTCGCGCTCGCGGTAGGGTATGGCGAAAGAGAAAATGTCAATGCAACCGTTCACAAG TTCTCCGACAACTTCGACATCGTGCTGTTCCACTACGACGGTCATACGACGGAGTGGGACGAGCAGTTTGAATGGTCCAAGGAGGTCGCCCATGTCAGCGCCAGGAAGCAGACCAAATG gtGGTTCGCCAAGAGGTTCCTGCACCCAAGCATGGTGGCGCCCTACGACTACGTGTTCCTGTGGGATGAGGACCTCGGCGTCGACAACTTCGCCGCGGAACC GTACCTGGACATCGTGAGGAGGCACGGGCTGGAGATCTCGCAGCCAGGCCTGGACACAACTGAGGGGCCGGCGCCGATGTACGACGTCACCACCAGGAAAAACAGCAGCGAGATGCACAA GACAGATGCAGGGGGCGAGCATTGCTGGGACGTGCACAAGCGGCCGTGCAGCGG GTTCGTGGAGATGATGGCGCCGGTCTTCTCCCGGGATGCCTGGAGATGCGTGTGGCACATGATCCAG AATGACCTCGTCCATGGATGGCCTATCGACTCCTATTTCTGGAGATGCGTCGAT GATCCTGAAGAGCAAATTGGTGTCGTAGATGCGCAGTACATAGTCCACCGTGCGGTTCCAACTCTCCAAGGCGAG gGTGACAAAGGAAAACCAGGAGGCCGTTTTGAG GTACGAGCGCGTCAATTTGAGGAGCTGGAGGCCTTTAACTCTAGGTTCGCCAATGCGGACAAGGAACTCACCAACAGATCGTTGTCAACACTCAATTAG
- the LOC123412422 gene encoding putative disease resistance protein RGA3 isoform X2, producing the protein MDVAIGTASGLIGSVLHQLSDEFIQAYVASSELGLNAKKIKDDLLFTQGLLHEAQRRGLSDNPGLQGLVQQLSAKADIAEDALDELHYFIIQDQLDGTNYAKPDLGDGLQGHARHGRHAVRYTVGNWLNCFSCSPLKDDGAASTDVTSKSHNTINLDSSNAGAIDKLTFDRVAMSKKIKSVIEEIHSLCYPVSKLLTITPHQSNSTSVDINRPLVGSTSMENKLYGRSVIFEQTIKDITAGTYHGETLYVLPIVGPGGIGKTTLTQHLYNDKRTEEHFTVRVWVCVSTDFDVLKLTQQIHSCIPAAEKGEMNIADETTNLDQLQKSIANRLKSKRFLIVLDDVWKCDSDYEWNSLVAPFTKGEAKGSMVIVTTRFPKIEQRVKKATSPINLQGLDPDEFFEFFLACVFGESKPDQQCNELIDTGKKISQKLKCSPLAAKTVARLLKKDLSWDHWRKVLESNEWQNQTNKDDIMPALKISYDYLPFHLKQCFSYFSLFPEDHRFNAIYINRFWTALGIIDSSYKNRNYLEELVDNGFLMIEVDDLEGQCYAMHDLLHELSRSVSSQYCTNISSFSFSANEISQSIRHLAITIEDRYDENFKQEMAKLKSRIHIRGLRTLMIFRGYNEWIDEILRDTFSEIEGIRVLFIPTESTESLPKKFSKLLHLRYLKIISPYKHVGSLPSTIPRFYHLILLDLQDWKGSSDLPKYFSRLVNLRHFIAGTELHSNVPEVGKIAHLEELKEFHVKKEGVGFELEELGKLKELGGGLAVFNLEKVATKGEANKANLSLKKNLKGLALVWGPKDPNWVTEPLAILDDDVADGLQPHDNLRELGILRHGGAGPPSWLCCDIPMRYLERLALEGVSWGILPPFGQLTYLKRLSLKRNARVCLIGPDSGTGRNQSFMHLKEVAISDMPLLERWTVEPNCHLFPVLETIKCSDCPNLLSLPFFPECSVPCTQGIHCPNLYVLEITECPELFVSPIPPAPKLKHIKIKDTHRSVTLEREERNLFEEGGWNLEEDVLNLICYIGALAIHNMGNLRKLICRHVSITSFTELQKATSPREPHPTSSECSGVKSISFANSEMLTVDGFNPLITSVSVKELGIWNDENYPGSIAVDLLSEVAIRSKQLPAGSFPLEQLRVHSISAVLVTPVCSHLAATLHKLTMFCDQRVESFTEEEEQALQLLTSLQILIISECPALPSLPRVLHTLSSLRELEVLDCPEIRSLPMGGLPTSLQKIKE; encoded by the exons ATGGATGTGGCTATTGGCACCGCAAGCGGACTCATCGGCAGCGTGCTGCATCAATTGTCTGATGAGTTCATCCAGGCATATGTTGCCAGCTCTGAGCTCGGCCTCAACGCCAAGAAGATCAAAGATGATCTCCTTTTCACGCAAGGGCTGCTGCATGAAGCCCAGAGGAGGGGCTTGAGCGACAACCCCGGTCTACAGGGGCTTGTGCAGCAGCTCAGCGCCAAGGCCGACATCGCTGAGGACGCCCTGGATGAGCTCCACTACTTCATCATTCAGGATCAGCTCGATGGCACCAATTATGCCAAGCCGGATCTGGGTGATGGCCTCCAAGGTCATGCTCGTCATGGTCGCCATGCTGTTCGCTACACTGTCGGTAACTGGCTCAATTGCTTTTCTTGTTCGCCTTTGAAAGATGATGGTGCTGCTAGTACCGATGTTACAAGCAAATCACACAACACTATCAATCTTGATAGTAGCAATGCTGGTGCAATTGATAAGCTCACATTCGATAGAGTTGCCATGTCCAAGAAAATTAAGTCAGTAATTGAGGAAATACACTCCCTCTGTTATCCTGTCTCCAAGTTGCTCACCATAACTCCACACCAAAGCAACAGTACAAGTGTCGACATTAACCGTCCTCTCGTGGGGTCAACGTCGATGGAAAACAAATTATATGGAAGGAGTGTCATTTTTGAGCAAACTATAAAAGATATCACTGCTGGCACTTATCATGGTGAAACACTTTATGTTCTTCCTATAGTCGGTCCTGGTGGTATAGGAAAAACAACTTTAACACAACACTTGTATAATGATAAAAGGACTGAAGAACACTTCACTGTTAGGGTTTGGGTATGTGTTTCAACTGATTTTGATGTGCTTAAGCTCACCCAACAGATCCATAGTTGCATACCTGCAGCTGAAAAGGGAGAAATGAACATTGCCGATGAAACAACCAATTTAGACCAGCTTCAGAAATCCATTGCAAATAGATTGAAGTCGAAAAGGTTTTTAATTGTCTTGGATGATGTATGGAAATGTGATAGTGATTATGAGTGGAACAGCCTAGTAGCTCCGTTCACAAAGGGAGAAGCCAAAGGCAGCATGGTTATTGTCACAACACGATTTCCCAAAATAGAACAAAGGGTCAAGAAGGCAACTAGTCCCATAAACTTGCAAGGTTTGGATCCGGATGAGTTCTTCGAGTTCTTCCTAGCATGTGTATTTGGTGAAAGCAAACCTGATCAGCAGTGCAATGAATTAATTGATACTGGCAAAAAGATTTCACAGAAATTGAAGTGTTCACCACTAGCAGCCAAAACAGTTGCTCGATTACTGAAGAAAGACCTTTCTTGGGACCATTGGAGGAAAGTTCTTGAAAGCAATGAGTGGCAAAATCAAACAAACAAAGATGATATTATGCCAGCCCTAAAAATTAGCTACGATTACCTTCCTTTCCACCTCAAACAATGTTTTTCATATTTTTCCCTTTTCCCTGAAGATCATAGGTTCAATGCTATATATATTAATCGCTTTTGGACCGCACTAGGCATCATAGACTCTAGCTACAAAAATAGGAATTACTTAGAAGAACTAGTGGACAATGGTTTTCTCATGATTGAAGTTGATGATTTAGAGGGTCAGTGTTATGCAATGCATGACTTATTGCATGAGCTATCTCGGAGTGTTTCATCCCAATATTGTACCAATATAAGCAGTTTTAGTTTTAGTGCCAACGAGATCTCACAATCCATCCGACACTTGGCTATCACCATAGAAGATAGGTATGATGAGAATTTTAAGCAAGAAATGGCCAAATTGAAGAGCAGGATACATATAAGAGGTCTGCGGACTTTGATGATTTTTAGAGGATACAATGAATGGATCGATGAGATTCTAAGGGACACATTTAGTGAAATAGAGGGTATCCGTGTCCTATTTATACCAACGGAATCTACAGAGTCTTTGCCAAAAAAATTCTCAAAACTTCTGCACCTTCGATACCTAAAAATTATATCACCTTATAAGCACGTAGGTAGTTTACCTAGCACAATACCAAGATTTTACCACCTAATATTATTAGACCTACAAGATTGGAAGGGTAGTTCTGATTTGCCGAAATACTTTAGCCGTCTTGTGAATTTACGCCATTTCATTGCTGGTACGGAACTCCACTCCAATGTTCCCGAGGTTGGAAAGATAGCGCATCTGGAGGAGCTAAAAGAATTCCATGTTAAGAAAGAGGGTGTTGGGTTTGAGCTGGAAGAGCTGGGGAAATTGAAAGAACTTGGTGGAGGACTCGCGGTATTTAATCTTGAAAAGGTGGCAACCAAAGGTGAAGCTAACAAAGCCAATCTGTCTTTGAAAAAGAATCTGAAAGGACTGGCACTAGTTTGGGGTCCAAAAGATCCAAACTGGGTTACCGAGCCACTTGCTATTTTGGATGATGATGTTGCTGATGGTCTTCAACCACATGATAATCTGAGAGAACTTGGCATTTTAAGACATGGGGGTGCTGGTCCTCCCAGTTGGTTGTGCTGTGACATACCCATGAGATATTTGGAGCGTCTAGCTCTAGAGGGCGTGTCTTGGGGCATTCTTCCACCTTTTGGGCAGTTAACATATCTCAAGAGACTAAGTTTGAAGAGGAATGCCAGAGTGTGTCTTATAGGACCTGATTCTGGTACAGGTAGAAACCAAAGTTTCATGCACCTGAAGGAAGTTGCCATTTCTGACATGCCACTTCTGGAAAGGTGGACTGTGGAGCCTAACTGCCATCTGTTTCCAGTGCTTGAAACAATCAAGTGCAGTGATTGTCCTAATCTCCTTTCACTGCCCTTTTTCCCAGAGTGCTCTGTGCCTTGTACACAAGGCATACACTGTCCCAACCTATATGTACTAGAGATTACTGAATGCCCTGAGCTGTTCGTGTCGCCCATCCCTCCTGCCCCTAAACTAAAACACATTAAAATAAAAGATACTCATCGGAGTGTGACATTGGAGAGAGAGGAAAGGAATTTGTTCGAAGAGGGGGGTTGGAATCTAGAGGAGGATGTGTTGAATTTGATTTGCTACATCGGTGCACTAGCCATCCACAATATGGGAAATTTAAGGAAGCTTATTTGTCGTCATGTGTCAATAACCTCTTTCACAGAGCTCCAAAAGGCAACTTCCCCCAGGGAGCCTCACCCTACTAGTTCTGAATGCTCGGGCGTAAAGTCAATCAGTTTCGCCAACAGCGAGATGTTAACagtggatgggttcaatcctctCATCACATCTGTCAGCGTAAAGGAATTAGGGATCTGGAATGATGAGAATTATCCCGGCTCTATAGCGGTGGATCTGCTCTCAGAGGTGGCAATAAGAAGCAAACAATTGCCTGCAGGATCCTTCCCATTGGAGCAACTCCGAGTGCATAGCATCTCAGCTGTGCTTGTTACTCCAGTCTGCAGCCACCTCGCTGCTACCCTCCATAAATTAACTATGTTTTGCGATCAGCGGGTAGAAAGCTTCACAGAAGAGGAAGAGCAAGCACTTCAGCTCCTTACCTCCCTCCAAATCCTGATAATTTCAGAGTGTCCAGCTCTGCCGTCACTCCCTCGAGTGTTACACACACTTTCTTCTCTCAGAGAACTAGAAGTCTTGGATTGCCCTGAGATCCGGTCGCTGCCTATGGGGGGCCTCCCCACTTCACTGCAAAAGATTAAG GAGTGA
- the LOC123410625 gene encoding transport and Golgi organization 2 homolog, protein MCIAAWIWQAHPQHQLLLLLNRDEFHSRPTKAVGWWGEGSMKILGGRDVLGGGTWMGSTKDGRLAFLTNVLEPDAMPGARTRGDLPLRFLQGNKSPLEVATEVAKEADEYNGFNLILADLTRNVMVYVSNRPKGQPATIQLVSPGLHVLSNARLDSPWQKAIRLGKNFREFIRKHGDDEVEAKDIADRLMTDTTRADKDRLPNTGCDPTWEHGLSSIFIEVQTDEGLYGTRSTAVLSVNYDGEASLYEKYLESGIWKNHTVHYQIE, encoded by the exons ATGTGTATCGCTGCATGGATTTGGCAGGCTCACCCACAGCATCAGCTCCTGCTGCTGCTCAACAGAGATGAGTTCCATAGCAG GCCTACAAAGGCAGTAGGATGGTGGGGCGAGGGCTCAATGAAGATTCTTGGTGGCAGGGATGTACTCGGTGGAGGAACATGGATGGGGAGCACCAAAGATGGCAGGCTTGCCTTCCTGACCAATGTGCTCGAGCCTGATGCAATGCCCGGCGCACGCACTAGGGGAGACCTGCCCCTCAGGTTCCTGCAG GGAAACAAGAGCCCACTGGAGGTTGCGACTGAAGTGGCAAAAGAAGCTGATGAGTACAATGGCTTCAACCTTATACTAGCTGATCTAACCAGGAATGTCATGGTCTACGTGTCAAACCGGCCAAAGGGGCAGCCTGCGACAATTCAGCTCGTCTCACCAGGACTCCATGTGTTGTCCAATGCAAGGCTTGATAGCCCTTGGCAGAAG GCAATTCGCCTTGGTAAAAACTTCAGGGAGTTTATAAGGAAGCATGGTGATGATGAAGTTGAAGCGAAGGATATAGCTGACAGACTAATGACTGACACGACGAGGGCTGATAAAGATAGGCTGCCAAACACCGGTTGTGATCCCACCTGGGAGCACGGTCTGAGCTCCATCTTCATCGAGGTGCAAACTGACGAA ggGCTCTATGGGACAAGGAGCACAGCAGTTCTTTCAGTGAACTATGATGGAGAAGCTAGCTTATATGAAAAGTACCTCGAGAGTGGTATATGGAAGAACCACACAGTGCATTACCAGATAGAGTAG
- the LOC123410624 gene encoding probable tRNA-splicing endonuclease subunit Sen2, whose amino-acid sequence MDMSGPRWKKGKDGKNFSALAAAQPMSGIVAKLQSSLKGATLVATLSSQGRDAILGVNPQQATLLNRAAFGRALDNAGAEKQWFQLGAEEVFYLCHALKCISVESASKELMSQGELWDHLCSASESFPEMYKAYSHLRSKNWVVRSGLQYGTDFVAYRHHPALVHSEFAVVVVPEGVEFGGRCGRLNVWSDLLCALRASGSVAKTLLVLTISSSNCELSSPDCLEQLVVHERTISRWIAQQCREQRCEPRREEAEKEEQDQARETVVFNYLGVILGFTVLSSLLVYKLRFQQ is encoded by the coding sequence ATGGACATGTCCGGCCCCAGATGGAAGAAGGGCAAAGACGGCAAGAATTTCTCAGCTCTGGCAGCAGCTCAACCCATGTCAGGCATTGTTGCTAAGCTCCAGTCTTCACTGAAAGGCGCAACACTTGTGGCCACTTTATCTAGCCAGGGTAGGGACGCGATTCTTGGCGTGAACCCGCAGCAAGCTACACTTCTGAACCGTGCCGCCTTCGGCCGGGCTCTGGACAATGCTGGAGCAGAGAAACAGTGGTTCCAGCTGGGCGCTGAGGAGGTCTTCTACCTATGCCATGCTTTGAAGTGCATCTCAGTTGAGTCGGCGAGCAAGGAGCTGATGAGCCAAGGGGAGCTGTGGGATCACTTGTGCTCTGCATCAGAGTCATTTCCTGAGATGTACAAGGCATACTCGCATCTCAGATCGAAGAACTGGGTGGTGCGGTCGGGCTTACAGTATGGCACAGATTTCGTAGCTTACCGTCATCACCCAGCGCTCGTCCACTCAGAGTTTGCTGTGGTTGTAGTCCCAGAAGGAGTGGAGTTCGGCGGTAGGTGTGGCCGCCTGAATGTGTGGTCTGATCTACTGTGTGCACTACGAGCTTCTGGCAGTGTGGCCAAGACACTGCTGGTTCTAACCATCTCCAGCAGTAATTGTGAACTGAGCTCCCCAGATTGTTTAGAACAACTGGTTGTTCACGAGAGAACAATTAGTAGGTGGATAGCCCAGCAGTGCCGTGAGCAGCGATGTGAACCGCGCAGAGAAGAAGcagagaaggaagaacaagatcaGGCAAGAGAAACTGTAGTCTTCAACTATTTGGGCGTAATACTAGGCTTCACAGTTCTTTCTAGCTTACTTGTATACAAGCTGAGATTCCAACAATAA